A single genomic interval of Microbacterium sp. zg-Y1090 harbors:
- a CDS encoding SDR family NAD(P)-dependent oxidoreductase produces MGALRDVATEVETTWGGVDIVFANAGIQAFKPILEMADADWHDQIDNNLTGTANMLRVFAPLLVRRGGGRIIVTSSTQGQHGTKWGSAYSASKWGIIGLMKSAALELGAHGITVNAVIPGLVDTALTRHEDRYAQAIAVSGSSPSGDVADDEATARRMLAAKSPMGLPWIEPEDVAPLVVFLASDEARLISGTSLAVTAGDSANVTA; encoded by the coding sequence ATCGGCGCGCTCCGCGACGTCGCGACCGAGGTCGAGACGACCTGGGGCGGCGTGGACATCGTCTTCGCGAACGCCGGCATCCAGGCTTTCAAGCCCATTCTCGAGATGGCGGACGCCGACTGGCACGACCAGATCGACAACAACCTCACCGGCACTGCGAACATGCTGCGCGTCTTCGCGCCGCTGCTGGTGCGCCGCGGAGGGGGGCGGATCATCGTGACGTCGTCGACGCAGGGCCAGCACGGCACCAAGTGGGGGTCGGCCTACTCGGCGTCGAAGTGGGGCATCATCGGGCTGATGAAGTCCGCGGCGCTGGAGCTCGGAGCCCACGGCATCACGGTGAACGCCGTGATCCCGGGCCTCGTCGACACGGCGCTCACGCGCCATGAGGACCGGTACGCGCAGGCGATCGCCGTCTCGGGGTCGTCGCCGTCGGGCGATGTCGCCGACGACGAGGCGACCGCCCGCCGGATGCTGGCTGCCAAGAGCCCCATGGGCCTGCCCTGGATCGAGCCGGAGGACGTCGCGCCGCTCGTGGTGTTCCTCGCGTCGGACGAAGCGCGGCTGATCAGCGGGACCTCGCTCGCGGTCACGGCCGGGGACAGCGCGAACGTCACCGCCTGA